One genomic region from Muriicola soli encodes:
- the aroB gene encoding 3-dehydroquinate synthase codes for MESILTETYSIYFNEAAYMALNEHLNKERYSKIFILVDENTHRDCLPIFLSSLETNSDVEIIEMEAGETNKTVETCIQIWHALSELGGDRRSLMINLGGGVVTDLGGFVASTFKRGIDFINVPTSLLAMVDASIGGKTGVDLGVLKNQVGVINQPRMVLVMVSFLSTLDKRQMSSGFAEMLKHGLITSEAYWSQLKETRLQDPMDGYIYQSIRIKNEIVLQDPRENNLRKILNFGHTLGHAIESHFLQKGEKHALLHGEAIAIGMILEAYLSSKLSGMGTHQLEDIKHTLLERYKKVKLSEEDKKGILSLLIFDKKNTHGLVNFVLLKRIGDSVIDQRVPEHLFMEAFAYYEE; via the coding sequence ATGGAATCGATACTGACCGAAACCTATTCCATTTATTTTAATGAAGCGGCCTATATGGCCCTTAATGAGCACCTTAATAAAGAAAGGTATTCTAAGATCTTTATCCTGGTTGACGAAAATACGCATCGGGATTGCCTCCCCATTTTTCTTTCTTCCCTGGAAACAAACTCAGATGTGGAAATTATTGAAATGGAAGCGGGTGAAACGAATAAGACCGTAGAAACCTGCATTCAAATCTGGCATGCACTTTCAGAACTGGGTGGTGACAGGAGAAGCCTTATGATCAATTTAGGAGGGGGTGTAGTTACAGACCTGGGGGGCTTTGTAGCCTCTACCTTTAAGCGCGGGATCGATTTTATCAATGTACCTACCAGCCTTCTTGCCATGGTAGACGCATCCATTGGAGGAAAGACGGGTGTGGATCTAGGCGTTTTAAAAAATCAGGTGGGGGTGATCAACCAGCCACGAATGGTGTTGGTTATGGTCAGCTTTTTAAGCACCCTGGACAAGCGGCAGATGAGTAGTGGTTTTGCCGAAATGCTGAAACATGGCCTGATCACCAGTGAGGCGTATTGGAGTCAGCTCAAGGAAACCCGGCTGCAAGATCCTATGGATGGTTATATCTACCAGTCGATCCGGATTAAAAATGAGATTGTACTACAGGATCCAAGAGAAAACAATCTTCGGAAGATTCTCAATTTTGGTCATACTTTGGGCCATGCCATTGAATCCCATTTCTTGCAAAAAGGCGAAAAGCATGCCCTGCTGCACGGAGAAGCCATCGCTATCGGCATGATTCTGGAGGCCTATCTGTCTAGCAAACTCAGCGGGATGGGAACTCATCAGTTGGAGGATATCAAGCACACCCTTCTGGAACGTTACAAAAAAGTAAAGCTTAGTGAAGAAGATAAAAAAGGAATCCTTTCCCTATTGATTTTTGATAAGAAGAATACGCACGGACTGGTCAATTTTGTTTTGCTGAAACGCATTGGTGATTCGGTAATTGATCAACGTGTCCCGGAACATCTTTTTATGGAAGCCTTTGCATACTACGAGGAATAG
- a CDS encoding Lrp/AsnC family transcriptional regulator — translation MGKVKLDEIDHQILDMLIDNTRTPFTDIAKKLLISAGTVHVRVKKMEEAGIIQGSSLTLDYVKLGYAFIAYVGIFLEKTHQTKFVMERLNQIPNVTVAHITTGKFNIFCKIRAKDTNHAKNIIFKIDDIEGISRTETMISLEESINDKKRLMHTIFNEL, via the coding sequence ATGGGAAAAGTTAAATTAGACGAAATTGATCACCAGATCCTGGATATGCTCATTGACAATACCAGGACTCCCTTTACGGATATAGCCAAAAAGCTTCTCATCTCTGCAGGAACAGTGCATGTAAGAGTAAAAAAGATGGAAGAAGCAGGTATCATACAGGGGTCTTCCTTAACTCTGGATTATGTAAAACTGGGCTACGCCTTTATCGCTTATGTTGGGATCTTTCTGGAAAAGACACATCAGACCAAATTTGTGATGGAGCGTTTAAATCAAATTCCCAATGTAACTGTTGCACATATCACCACAGGCAAATTCAACATTTTTTGTAAAATCCGTGCAAAGGATACCAACCACGCGAAGAATATCATCTTTAAGATCGATGACATCGAAGGAATCAGCCGTACAGAAACAATGATTTCCCTTGAAGAGAGTATCAACGACAAAAAAAGGTTGATGCATACTATTTTTAATGAGCTCTAA
- a CDS encoding helix-turn-helix domain-containing protein has product MNWIAIINFLLIAGAIQGFIFFGVTFLLKKKIGPAILFLILTVLFISLNNLQAWLIDSGYSTGLFYLKHMLVPWYLLILPCFYSFLLYYLKVDEKLKSFINLALWILLAELVIRTILIAYVYYLEPSKDVSVIEGYTAMEEVINAIFSLIIFSKAIILVFKKTSLYSEILSFDDIKWIKAFLILGSAVFLLWIIAMVVFNSTGNETAYYPLRLATSFILYWIGYQGLFRYTIIQDRILLRKSFPQQLLTKELTKRGNDQKSDFVNEKHNKSFSELEELILTHQKYLDPLLSLEKLAAELAISPGHLSKLINVYSGQHFSDYINGYRIEQSKKLLSDSTFQPYTIVAIGLECGFNSKSTFYTAFKKFTGQTPSDFRAQYD; this is encoded by the coding sequence ATGAACTGGATTGCCATTATTAACTTCTTGCTTATTGCCGGGGCCATTCAGGGTTTTATTTTCTTTGGTGTTACCTTCCTATTAAAAAAGAAAATAGGTCCGGCCATATTATTCCTTATCCTTACCGTTTTATTTATTTCACTTAATAACCTTCAGGCCTGGCTTATAGATAGCGGATATTCAACAGGGCTTTTTTATTTAAAACACATGCTGGTTCCCTGGTACCTGCTGATCTTACCTTGCTTTTACTCCTTTCTCTTGTACTATCTGAAGGTGGATGAAAAGCTCAAATCGTTTATCAATCTGGCTTTATGGATATTGCTTGCTGAACTAGTCATCAGAACAATACTAATTGCTTATGTCTATTATTTAGAACCTTCAAAAGATGTTTCTGTTATTGAAGGCTATACTGCCATGGAGGAGGTGATTAATGCGATCTTTTCCCTGATTATTTTTAGTAAGGCGATCATCCTGGTTTTTAAAAAAACTTCGCTCTATTCCGAGATATTGAGTTTTGATGACATTAAATGGATAAAAGCCTTTCTCATACTGGGTAGTGCGGTTTTCCTTTTGTGGATTATTGCCATGGTTGTATTTAACAGTACCGGAAATGAGACTGCCTACTACCCTCTGCGTCTAGCAACCTCTTTTATACTTTACTGGATCGGATACCAGGGCCTGTTCAGGTATACGATCATTCAGGACAGAATTTTACTTCGTAAATCTTTCCCCCAGCAATTGTTGACCAAGGAATTAACAAAAAGGGGGAATGATCAGAAGTCGGATTTTGTAAATGAAAAACACAATAAAAGCTTTAGCGAATTGGAGGAACTCATTCTAACGCATCAAAAGTACCTCGACCCTCTGCTGAGTTTGGAAAAGTTAGCCGCCGAACTTGCTATAAGTCCAGGTCACTTGTCGAAGTTGATTAACGTCTACAGCGGTCAGCATTTTTCAGACTACATCAATGGGTACAGGATTGAGCAGTCGAAAAAACTCTTATCCGATTCTACTTTTCAGCCATACACTATCGTAGCCATTGGTTTGGAATGCGGCTTTAATTCAAAGTCGACCTTCTACACCGCCTTCAAAAAGTTCACCGGACAAACCCCCAGTGATTTCAGGGCTCAGTACGATTAA
- a CDS encoding proline dehydrogenase family protein: protein MPQLFENTQTAFALKTDAELERAYFLFKLIANQPLVRIGTAVTNFAIKSHLPVEGLIRATVFDHFCGGVNEKDCMPTVDKLWEAGVCSVLDYSVEGKDSEDPLDDALEVTLNILDFVKAKDAIPFAVFKPTGYGRFYLFEKISAGKKLTKLEEEEWGRVVRRFDATCKKAYDLDVCLLIDAEESWMQDAADELVEKMMKKYNKKKAIILNTIQLYRWDRLDYLKGLMTRAESEGFKVGVKAVRGAYMEKENERAEEKGYKTPICSTKEETDENFNKTISFILEHLDSISLFAGTHNEKSTYLLMQLMEKHQIKKDDPRVWFGQLYGMSDHITFNMAAEGYNVAKYLPFGPVRDVMPYLIRRAEENTSVAGQTNRELELLKKERKRRKI from the coding sequence ATGCCACAACTTTTTGAAAACACCCAAACTGCCTTTGCTTTAAAAACTGATGCTGAACTGGAAAGGGCGTACTTTCTTTTTAAGCTCATCGCCAATCAGCCTCTGGTACGTATAGGCACAGCAGTGACCAATTTCGCCATCAAGTCTCATCTGCCGGTGGAAGGACTCATCAGGGCTACGGTTTTTGATCACTTTTGCGGGGGAGTCAACGAAAAGGATTGTATGCCTACAGTAGACAAGCTATGGGAAGCGGGGGTGTGTTCTGTGCTGGATTACTCGGTTGAAGGGAAGGACTCAGAAGATCCGCTGGACGACGCCCTGGAAGTAACCCTGAATATCCTTGATTTTGTAAAGGCTAAGGATGCTATTCCTTTTGCTGTCTTTAAACCAACAGGATATGGCCGTTTTTATCTCTTTGAGAAAATCAGTGCGGGTAAAAAGCTAACGAAGCTAGAAGAGGAAGAATGGGGCAGGGTGGTTAGGCGATTCGACGCCACTTGTAAAAAAGCCTACGATCTGGATGTCTGCTTGCTTATCGATGCCGAAGAAAGTTGGATGCAGGACGCTGCTGACGAGCTGGTAGAGAAAATGATGAAGAAATACAATAAGAAAAAAGCGATAATACTCAACACAATACAGTTGTACCGCTGGGACCGACTCGATTATCTGAAAGGCCTGATGACAAGGGCGGAAAGTGAAGGCTTTAAAGTGGGCGTTAAGGCAGTCAGGGGCGCGTACATGGAGAAAGAGAATGAAAGGGCTGAAGAAAAGGGCTATAAAACTCCAATTTGCTCGACTAAGGAAGAAACGGACGAAAATTTCAACAAGACCATTTCTTTTATTCTGGAACATCTGGACTCTATTTCCCTCTTTGCGGGAACTCATAATGAAAAAAGCACCTATCTGTTGATGCAGCTCATGGAAAAGCACCAAATTAAAAAGGACGATCCCAGGGTTTGGTTCGGGCAATTGTACGGCATGAGTGACCATATCACTTTTAATATGGCGGCAGAAGGCTATAATGTGGCCAAGTACCTTCCTTTTGGTCCTGTAAGAGATGTCATGCCTTATTTAATAAGAAGAGCGGAAGAAAACACCTCTGTGGCAGGGCAGACCAACCGGGAACTGGAGTTGCTGAAAAAAGAAAGAAAGAGAAGAAAAATATAG
- a CDS encoding DinB family protein, whose amino-acid sequence MKTSELKDHEYNPFYKTYVEALGEVDLMETLKRQIKNYPQFLASIPEDKLNYQYAEGKWTVAEVLLHVLDTERVFQYRALRFARKDKTPLPGFDQDLYVPQSGASNRNIESIIEEYKAIRQSTITLYESFEEGILKRKGVASNSNMSVAALGFIICGHQKHHRNILRERYLKD is encoded by the coding sequence ATGAAGACATCTGAACTTAAGGACCACGAATACAATCCTTTTTACAAGACTTATGTTGAAGCCCTTGGGGAAGTTGATTTAATGGAAACGCTGAAAAGGCAAATAAAGAATTATCCACAGTTTTTGGCAAGCATCCCTGAAGACAAACTCAACTATCAATACGCAGAAGGAAAATGGACCGTTGCGGAAGTATTGTTACATGTACTCGATACGGAAAGGGTTTTCCAATACAGGGCATTGAGATTTGCGAGGAAGGACAAAACTCCTCTTCCGGGTTTTGATCAGGACTTATATGTCCCGCAATCAGGGGCTAGTAACAGAAATATTGAATCTATTATTGAAGAGTATAAGGCGATCAGGCAGTCTACGATCACTTTATACGAGTCATTTGAAGAAGGAATTCTTAAGCGTAAAGGGGTAGCGAGTAATTCTAATATGAGTGTGGCCGCCCTCGGCTTTATTATTTGCGGTCACCAGAAACATCATCGCAACATTCTCCGGGAGCGTTATCTGAAGGATTAA